The DNA segment TGATCATCGGCTACCGCCCGGACGGCGGGGTGGTCGGTGTCCTCGCCGGGATCGCCCTGCTGGTCGCCTTCTCGTTCGCGTTCTCGTGGGTCTGGACGATGTTCGGGCTGTTGCTGCGCAGCGAGAAGTCGGTGATGGGCGTCAGCATGATGGTGCTGTTCCCGCTGACCTTCCTGTCGAACATCTTCGTCGACCCGAAGACCATGCCGGGCTGGCTCCAGGCCTTCGTCAACAACAGCCCGATCACCCATCTGGCCTCGGCCGTCCGCGAGTTGATGGCGGGCAACTGGCCTGCGGACGAGATCGCCTGGTCGGTGGGCTGGGCGGGCCTGTTCGTGCTGGTCTTCGGGCCGATCACGATGCGGCTGTACAACCGCAAGTAGCGCGTACAACAGCAAGCAGCGCGCTCAGCCGCAAGCAGCGCCGAACGTGGAGCCCGTCCGATACGTCAGACGGGCTTCATGCCTGGGGGCAGACGCCGGTCATCGGGTGCGACCTGACTGCCCGGCGTCGCCCTCACGATCGTGATGAGCCGGTCCGTCAACTCCAGTGTCCCGACGTCCGGATCGTCGTATCCGAGCACCCGGTGCCCGCGTACGACGCTCACCACCAGGTCGTCCGTCTGGCGCGGGTTCTTGCCCACCTCGGCCTTTATGACCGGCCGTTCGACGATGTCGAGCCCGCTGCCCTGCTGGATCAGGTCCTCCAGCACCATGCCGGCGGCGGGGCTGAGCACCGAGAGGCCGAGCAGCCGCCCGGCCGCGCTGGCGCTGGTGATGACAGCGTCGGCGCCGGACTGTTTGAGCAGCGGCGCGTTCTCCTCCTCACGCACCGCGGCCACGATCTTCGCCCCGCGGTTGAGCTGCCGTGCCGTCAGCGTCACCAGGACGGCGGTGTCGTCGCGCTGGGTGGCGATGATGATCTTCCGTGCCTTGTGCACCTCGGCCCGCTTCAGGACCTCGCTGCGTGTCGCGTCCCCCGTGACTCCCGCGTATCCGTCCGCGACCGCCGCCTCGATCACCTTGGAACTCGGGTCGACCACGATGACCTGTTCCTTCTTCAAGCCCGTCGCGCAGACGGTCTGGATCGCCGAACGGCCCTTGGTGCCGAAGCCGACGACAACGGTGTGGTCGCGCAAGGTGGACCTCCAGCGGGTCAATCGCCATTCCTCCCGGGTCCGTTCGGTGAGGACCTCGAGCGTGGTGCCGACCAGGATGATCAGGAACAGCACGCGCATCGGCGTGATGACGAAGATATTGGTGAGCCGGGCGGCGTCACTGACCGGGGTGATGTCGCCGTATCCGGTCGTGGAGAGGCTGACGGTCGCGTAGTAGAAGGCGTCGAGAAGGTCGACGGAACCGTCGGAGCTGTCGTTGTACCCGTCATGGTCGGCGTAGACGATCAACGCGGCCGCCACGAGCAGCGAGAGCGCGATCATGACCCGCTTGGCGACCTGCCGGAACGGATGCTCCACGATCTTCTTCGGAAGCTTCACGCGATAGGTGGCGACACGCTCGTCCGCCTCGCGCGCTATGGCGTCCTGGCCCGGAAGTTTCACGTGAAACACACCTCGATACCGGCGGTGGCCCAGGGCAGGTCGAGCAGTTCGGTCTCCTGACCAGCACGGACACCGCCCGGGGGGACGACGGCGATTGCATCGGCCGCCGCCATGCCCCGCAGCATGGCCGGGCCGTGGTAGCGCAGCGGCACAGCGTGGTCGCCGCGCAGCACGACGGGGATGAGCCGGGTGTCGTACGGATGCCCGTGTGCCGCCTCGCTCAGCGGCAGCGTGTAGGGCTCCGGGGCGGGGCGTGCCGCGAGCGTGCGCAGCAGAGGTTCGGCGAGTGTGAGCAGGCCGGAGACGGCGGCGAGGGGGTTGCCGGGCAGGCCCACGAGGTGCTGGTTCTCCTTGAGGCGGGCCAGCAGCATGGGATGGCCGGGCCGCACCTTGACGCTGTCCACCAGGAGTTCGGCGCCGATGCGGTGCAGGGTGGGGTGGACGTGGTCGACGGGGCCGGCCGCGGTGCCGCCGGTGGTGACGACGAGGTCCGCGTTGGAGCCGGTGAGCGCCTTGCGCAGGGCCTTGGCGTCGTCGCCGAGTCGGCGCACGGCGGTGACCTCGGCGCCGAGTGCGCGCAGCCAGGGCGGCAGCATCGGGCCGAGGGCGTCGCGGATCAGCCCGTCGTGCGGGAGCCCTTCGGTGAGCAACTCGTCGCCGAGGATGATCACTTCGACGCGGGGGCGGGGCACGGCGGTGACGGTGTCGTATCCGGCGGCGGCTGCCAGGCCGAGCACGGCCGGGGTCACCAGGGTGCCGACGGCCAGCAGATGATCGCCCTTACGGCACTCCTGGCCGCGTGCGCGGATGTCCTGGCCGTGCTGGATCTCCCGGGTGGCGTGCAGATGGCCCTGGGCGCCCATGCGGCCGTGCTCGCTGCGCAGCACGGCGGTGGTGTCCAGGGGGATGCGGGCGCCGGTCGCGATACGGACGGCCTCGCCGTCGGTGAGCGGCTCGGCCTCGGC comes from the Streptomyces sp. NBC_00443 genome and includes:
- a CDS encoding potassium channel family protein is translated as MKLPGQDAIAREADERVATYRVKLPKKIVEHPFRQVAKRVMIALSLLVAAALIVYADHDGYNDSSDGSVDLLDAFYYATVSLSTTGYGDITPVSDAARLTNIFVITPMRVLFLIILVGTTLEVLTERTREEWRLTRWRSTLRDHTVVVGFGTKGRSAIQTVCATGLKKEQVIVVDPSSKVIEAAVADGYAGVTGDATRSEVLKRAEVHKARKIIIATQRDDTAVLVTLTARQLNRGAKIVAAVREEENAPLLKQSGADAVITSASAAGRLLGLSVLSPAAGMVLEDLIQQGSGLDIVERPVIKAEVGKNPRQTDDLVVSVVRGHRVLGYDDPDVGTLELTDRLITIVRATPGSQVAPDDRRLPPGMKPV
- a CDS encoding molybdopterin molybdotransferase MoeA codes for the protein MTPRGIQADEDAEDLDVEEVLALVNGDNGHRTPGDDVPAPTPPAPSSAKPDGHHKATPWPEARDIAARAARSGTRAAGRAPVSVPLDAALGLALAAPLTALTDLPSFDTSAMDGWAIAGPGPWDVRDEGVLAGHAEAEPLTDGEAVRIATGARIPLDTTAVLRSEHGRMGAQGHLHATREIQHGQDIRARGQECRKGDHLLAVGTLVTPAVLGLAAAAGYDTVTAVPRPRVEVIILGDELLTEGLPHDGLIRDALGPMLPPWLRALGAEVTAVRRLGDDAKALRKALTGSNADLVVTTGGTAAGPVDHVHPTLHRIGAELLVDSVKVRPGHPMLLARLKENQHLVGLPGNPLAAVSGLLTLAEPLLRTLAARPAPEPYTLPLSEAAHGHPYDTRLIPVVLRGDHAVPLRYHGPAMLRGMAAADAIAVVPPGGVRAGQETELLDLPWATAGIEVCFT